One window from the genome of Kaistella carnis encodes:
- the hemA gene encoding glutamyl-tRNA reductase, protein MIKDTNIHKTSNFAVLSISFEKADAETRGKFAFFDDNVKLFVNQIHDLNLGDAFVVSTCNRTEIYTTTQNYLLIAELYCKIVGVSLTDFMQYVNILKHEEALNHLFRVAAGLESQIIGDFEIIGQIKNAYHRFRKEKRYSNPFMERAINSAIQISKRIKNETGISNGAASVSYAAVHYILKNQVQISDKNILLLGVGEIGQNTVENLVKHVYKPKVKIANRSSDKAEKIAEKYKIPYIEFDEFQEELSKTDILIVATGAQHPIINKTHFPNGKETLVIDLSIPNNVEKNITENTNVNLVDVDQLSLHINETMMQRQKEIPKAEEIIKEMTKDFLEWEKKRKLAPNIHHFKAVLKNMERNEMHNIHKKHKYVDVNDMKLSDKMIQKITNRFAKYIIDNPWKAEEISKLMHEILVEQPNNEFNEKH, encoded by the coding sequence ATGATTAAGGATACGAACATTCACAAAACGAGTAATTTCGCCGTTCTCAGCATCAGTTTTGAAAAAGCAGATGCCGAAACACGGGGAAAATTTGCCTTTTTTGATGACAATGTAAAACTTTTTGTTAACCAAATTCATGATTTGAATTTGGGAGATGCTTTTGTGGTTTCTACCTGCAACCGTACAGAAATTTATACCACAACTCAAAATTATCTCTTAATAGCGGAATTATACTGTAAAATTGTGGGCGTAAGTCTTACAGATTTCATGCAGTATGTGAATATTTTAAAACATGAGGAGGCCCTGAATCATCTGTTCCGCGTTGCGGCAGGTTTAGAAAGTCAGATTATCGGAGACTTCGAAATCATTGGTCAGATCAAAAATGCCTATCACCGTTTCAGAAAAGAAAAAAGATATTCAAATCCATTTATGGAGCGCGCCATCAACTCCGCGATTCAAATCTCGAAAAGAATTAAGAATGAGACCGGAATATCAAACGGTGCCGCGTCGGTTTCTTATGCAGCAGTTCACTATATTTTAAAAAATCAGGTTCAAATTTCAGATAAAAATATCCTTTTATTAGGCGTTGGTGAAATTGGCCAGAATACGGTAGAAAATCTGGTGAAGCATGTTTACAAACCCAAAGTGAAAATTGCAAACCGTTCTTCCGACAAAGCAGAGAAGATCGCCGAAAAGTATAAAATTCCCTATATTGAATTTGATGAGTTCCAGGAGGAATTGAGCAAAACAGATATTTTAATCGTCGCTACTGGAGCACAGCATCCCATTATCAACAAAACTCATTTTCCGAATGGAAAGGAAACTTTGGTAATTGATTTGTCCATTCCAAACAACGTAGAGAAGAATATTACCGAAAACACCAATGTAAATTTGGTTGATGTTGATCAGCTTTCGCTTCACATTAACGAAACAATGATGCAGCGTCAAAAGGAAATTCCCAAAGCGGAAGAAATCATCAAAGAGATGACGAAAGATTTCCTGGAATGGGAGAAAAAACGCAAACTGGCACCGAACATTCATCATTTCAAAGCCGTATTGAAAAATATGGAGCGTAACGAAATGCATAATATTCACAAGAAACATAAGTATGTAGATGTGAATGATATGAAACTTTCTGATAAAATGATTCAGAAAATTACCAACCGTTTCGCAAAATATATTATCGATAATCCCTGGAAAGCAGAGGAGATTAGCAAATTAATGCATGAAATTTTAGTAGAACAACCAAATAATGAGTTCAATGAGAAGCATTAA
- a CDS encoding rod shape-determining protein MreD gives MISRTLFTDILIIVLLIALQIFVLNRITLFGKYTPVIYPVFVMFYPFFRNKYQFLLLSFILGLGIDAFLYTWGINAFATTIIAYFRTLIFRTSTDTSTDFFSFQSLQWSQFLLFISMSIFIHQLLVQFIEIFKFSRFFDIFLNVLATSAISFVFIIIYALAFKIKQKV, from the coding sequence ATGATAAGTAGAACCCTTTTTACAGATATCTTGATCATTGTTTTGCTCATCGCATTACAGATTTTTGTTTTGAATCGTATTACGCTTTTCGGTAAATATACTCCTGTAATTTATCCTGTATTTGTCATGTTTTACCCATTTTTCAGAAACAAATATCAGTTTCTGCTCTTAAGTTTTATTTTAGGTTTGGGTATTGATGCGTTTCTGTACACCTGGGGAATTAATGCATTTGCGACAACCATAATCGCTTATTTTAGAACCTTAATATTCCGTACTTCTACAGATACTTCTACGGATTTCTTTTCTTTCCAATCGTTACAATGGAGCCAGTTTCTGCTCTTTATCTCGATGAGTATTTTTATTCACCAATTGCTGGTACAATTTATTGAAATCTTTAAATTTAGCAGATTCTTTGATATCTTTCTGAATGTTTTGGCAACGAGTGCCATTTCATTTGTATTTATCATCATATACGCACTGGCATTTAAAATCAAACAAAAAGTTTGA
- a CDS encoding rod shape-determining protein: MGLFDMFTQDIAIDLGTANTLIIHNNKIVIDQPSIVAIERSTGKPIAVGEKAKHMQGKTHEDIKTIRPLKDGVIADFHASEHMIKEFIKQIPGIKGKLFQPTLKIVICIPSGITEVEKRAVRDSAQKVNAKEVRLIYEPMAAAIGVGIDVQKPEGNMIIDIGGGTTEIAVVALGGIVCDKSVKIAGDVFTNDIAYYLRTHHNLYIGERTAERVKIEVGSAVEDLDVDIEDIPVQGRDLITGKPKEIMVNYKEIARALDKSIIRIEDAVMETLSLTPPELAADIYKTGIYLAGGGALLRGLGDRLHKKTGLPVFVAEDPLRAVVRGTGIALKNMDKFNFLIK; the protein is encoded by the coding sequence ATGGGGTTATTTGATATGTTCACGCAGGATATTGCGATTGATTTAGGAACAGCGAACACACTTATCATACACAATAATAAAATCGTCATTGATCAACCATCAATCGTAGCGATAGAACGTTCTACAGGAAAGCCAATTGCAGTGGGTGAAAAAGCCAAACACATGCAGGGTAAAACCCATGAGGACATAAAAACAATCAGACCTTTGAAAGATGGCGTAATTGCTGATTTTCATGCATCTGAGCACATGATTAAGGAATTCATCAAACAAATTCCGGGGATCAAAGGAAAACTTTTCCAGCCAACTTTAAAAATTGTAATCTGTATTCCATCCGGTATTACCGAGGTGGAAAAAAGAGCCGTAAGAGATTCTGCTCAAAAGGTTAACGCAAAAGAAGTTCGTTTGATTTACGAACCAATGGCTGCTGCAATAGGGGTTGGAATTGATGTACAAAAACCTGAAGGTAACATGATCATCGACATAGGTGGTGGTACTACAGAAATCGCCGTAGTTGCTTTGGGAGGAATTGTGTGCGACAAATCTGTAAAAATTGCAGGTGATGTCTTCACAAATGACATTGCCTATTACTTAAGAACACATCACAACTTATACATTGGGGAAAGAACTGCGGAGAGAGTAAAAATCGAAGTAGGTTCTGCCGTAGAAGATCTTGATGTTGACATTGAAGATATTCCGGTACAAGGGCGTGATTTAATTACGGGTAAGCCAAAAGAAATTATGGTAAACTACAAAGAAATTGCCCGCGCTTTGGATAAATCAATTATCAGAATAGAAGATGCGGTAATGGAAACCCTTTCGTTAACTCCTCCGGAATTGGCAGCTGACATTTACAAAACAGGAATCTATCTTGCTGGTGGTGGCGCTTTGCTAAGAGGACTTGGCGATCGACTTCATAAGAAAACAGGACTTCCGGTTTTTGTAGCAGAAGATCCACTAAGAGCAGTTGTTCGTGGGACAGGTATTGCTTTGAAAAACATGGATAAGTTCAACTTCCTCATTAAATAA
- the mreC gene encoding rod shape-determining protein MreC, with product MGFLLRLFSKNGLFVFFIFLQLIALVLIFSRNSMQQSWIAGQSAAFNSWVSGYIDEGASYLKLKQTNDQLVSQNKALMEQLYGKKAGSHPEFRKVHDTIGGGQIYTFVDGDIVYNSINRKDNYFTINRGKRDGVFPKMGVMAPTGIAGIVINTTDSYALVQSILSVNKIKINASLKSSGYFGTLTWPGTDSRVMHLADIPKYVSIKIGDTIVTDGKSAIFPQGVMIGKVAGYEVDSKTGFWDISVELSEKIGNLSKIFVVKNLKKAEVSKIEDTLQATIKREK from the coding sequence ATGGGATTTTTGCTGAGGTTATTTTCAAAGAACGGTTTATTTGTGTTCTTTATATTTCTGCAACTCATAGCTTTGGTATTGATTTTCAGTAGAAATTCAATGCAACAGTCGTGGATTGCGGGACAGTCTGCAGCCTTTAATTCTTGGGTTTCAGGATATATTGACGAAGGCGCCTCTTATTTGAAACTAAAGCAGACCAATGATCAGTTGGTTTCTCAGAATAAAGCCCTTATGGAGCAACTTTACGGCAAAAAGGCCGGTTCTCATCCTGAATTTAGAAAAGTTCATGACACGATTGGAGGTGGCCAGATCTATACTTTTGTGGATGGTGATATAGTATACAACAGTATCAATAGAAAGGATAATTATTTCACCATCAACCGGGGAAAACGAGATGGTGTTTTTCCGAAGATGGGAGTAATGGCACCCACGGGAATTGCCGGAATCGTAATCAATACAACAGATTCGTATGCGCTCGTTCAATCCATTTTAAGTGTTAATAAAATTAAGATCAACGCCTCGCTGAAAAGCTCCGGGTATTTCGGTACACTAACCTGGCCGGGGACTGATTCCCGCGTGATGCATTTGGCGGATATTCCAAAGTACGTTTCCATAAAAATTGGCGATACTATCGTAACTGACGGCAAATCGGCCATTTTTCCGCAAGGCGTGATGATTGGTAAAGTCGCAGGCTATGAGGTCGACAGTAAGACTGGATTCTGGGATATTTCGGTAGAACTCAGTGAAAAGATAGGAAACTTAAGTAAAATTTTTGTGGTTAAAAATCTTAAGAAAGCAGAAGTTTCTAAAATCGAAGATACCTTACAAGCGACCATAAAAAGAGAGAAATGA
- a CDS encoding GNAT family N-acetyltransferase codes for MISVFHFLPHFKGKGFGFEAASKLLETSFSELGLKKISAITTKENVASQKLIIKLGSYISPLFVYRMRM; via the coding sequence ATGATATCGGTTTTTCATTTTTTACCTCATTTTAAAGGCAAAGGATTCGGTTTTGAAGCGGCTTCCAAACTACTGGAAACTTCATTTTCCGAACTGGGATTAAAGAAAATATCTGCTATAACGACAAAGGAAAATGTGGCCTCTCAAAAACTCATCATAAAATTGGGTTCTTATATCAGTCCGTTGTTCGTCTACCGCATGAGGATGTAG
- the hemC gene encoding hydroxymethylbilane synthase: MSSMRSIKIGTRNSPLALWQAREVARNLQNRNYKTDITPIVSSGDKNLTEPLYAMGITGIFTKDLDIALLNKQVDIAVHSLKDIPTQLPKNIEIIAVLKRDYPQDVLVRSAGAKNKELHDLKIATSSLRRRAFWAKTYPDTQFFDIRGNVQTRLQKLEDQEFDATLFSLAAIERMGLPVEYEHLSMMISAPAQGVVAVCGRSDDEEIIELFKEVDHRDTRICIDIERNFLQTLEGGCTAPIGAFAEINEEDEVRFIGRLCSLDGKNCIETDEIFKWNEHENFGEAMAEKVLENGGRELMEEIKSQIS, from the coding sequence ATGAGTTCAATGAGAAGCATTAAAATAGGTACGAGAAACTCACCACTCGCCTTATGGCAAGCCAGGGAAGTAGCCCGAAATTTGCAAAACAGAAATTATAAAACCGACATTACCCCGATCGTTTCTTCAGGAGATAAAAATCTGACAGAACCGCTTTATGCCATGGGAATCACCGGTATTTTCACTAAAGATTTAGATATTGCCTTACTCAACAAACAAGTTGATATCGCGGTGCATTCTTTAAAAGATATACCAACACAATTACCAAAAAATATTGAGATCATTGCCGTGCTTAAACGTGATTATCCGCAAGATGTTTTGGTTCGCAGTGCAGGTGCTAAAAATAAAGAACTTCATGATTTAAAAATTGCGACGAGCAGTTTAAGAAGACGTGCTTTCTGGGCAAAAACGTATCCAGACACGCAATTTTTCGATATTCGCGGTAATGTACAAACACGGTTACAAAAACTCGAAGATCAGGAATTCGATGCGACTTTGTTTTCGTTGGCAGCCATTGAAAGAATGGGTTTACCTGTTGAATACGAACATCTTTCGATGATGATTTCTGCGCCAGCTCAAGGCGTTGTCGCGGTTTGCGGAAGATCTGATGATGAGGAAATTATAGAGTTGTTTAAAGAAGTTGATCATCGGGATACCAGAATATGCATTGATATTGAAAGAAATTTTCTTCAAACTTTAGAAGGAGGTTGTACTGCCCCAATTGGCGCTTTTGCAGAGATTAATGAAGAAGACGAAGTGCGTTTTATCGGAAGATTATGTTCATTGGATGGGAAGAACTGCATCGAAACCGACGAGATTTTTAAGTGGAACGAACATGAGAACTTCGGAGAAGCAATGGCGGAAAAAGTCTTAGAGAACGGCGGCAGAGAATTGATGGAAGAGATTAAAAGCCAGATCTCCTAA
- the rodA gene encoding rod shape-determining protein RodA: MKWMEGIDKLGLSLYFLLCLFAVANIYSVEPASGIRQAVWLGVSVFVGMIIFMMRTKFFENMAGIIYLVGLFLLIGLFPFGTEILGQKNWYKFGPVSLQPVEFAKIGTALMLANYVSGPDFNLKHKKSLWTSIAIIGIPGIVVLLIPDVGSLLVFIAFFIALFREGLSGWFFGVGFIFAGVFLVALAVDPIYVVIAIAVITSFVLFINSNRIHWNIMSVSAIVGIVGVLCGLAYGAPTILEKLPKHQRERIEVLYKGEKAFRDTSGYNLLYSKTAIGSGGFFGKGYREGSVTQGKFVPEQSTDYIFCTVGEEWGFLGSALLVICYTVFIGRIYYLSEKQKSAFNRVFGYCFASILMIHFTINLGMVMGLFPTVGIPLPFFSYGGSSLLAFSMMTFIFFKLNYADRNSLV, from the coding sequence ATGAAGTGGATGGAAGGAATTGACAAACTGGGATTATCACTGTATTTTTTACTGTGCCTGTTTGCCGTGGCTAATATTTACAGTGTGGAACCCGCAAGTGGAATACGACAAGCGGTCTGGCTGGGTGTTTCTGTATTTGTGGGAATGATCATTTTTATGATGAGAACAAAATTCTTCGAGAATATGGCAGGAATTATTTATTTGGTAGGATTGTTTTTGCTCATCGGTCTATTTCCTTTTGGTACAGAAATTCTGGGTCAGAAAAACTGGTATAAGTTCGGACCTGTGAGTTTGCAACCGGTCGAATTTGCTAAAATTGGTACCGCCTTAATGTTAGCCAACTATGTGTCAGGACCAGATTTCAATTTAAAACATAAAAAGTCGCTTTGGACCTCCATTGCTATTATTGGGATTCCGGGTATTGTGGTTTTATTAATCCCCGATGTGGGATCGCTTCTTGTATTTATTGCCTTTTTTATTGCACTCTTTAGAGAAGGATTATCGGGTTGGTTTTTTGGTGTAGGTTTTATTTTCGCTGGTGTGTTTCTGGTGGCTTTGGCCGTAGATCCTATTTATGTTGTCATCGCAATCGCAGTAATAACTAGTTTTGTTCTGTTCATTAATTCAAATAGAATCCATTGGAATATTATGTCCGTTTCTGCAATCGTAGGGATTGTGGGGGTGCTTTGTGGATTGGCGTATGGCGCTCCAACCATTTTAGAAAAACTTCCGAAGCACCAAAGAGAAAGAATCGAGGTTTTATATAAAGGAGAAAAAGCTTTTCGCGACACTTCCGGTTACAATCTGCTGTATTCTAAAACGGCCATTGGTTCAGGTGGATTTTTTGGTAAAGGATATCGTGAAGGATCAGTTACGCAGGGGAAATTCGTGCCTGAGCAAAGCACGGATTATATTTTCTGTACAGTAGGTGAAGAATGGGGATTTTTGGGCAGTGCCTTACTCGTTATTTGCTACACTGTATTTATCGGAAGAATCTATTATCTCTCTGAAAAACAAAAGTCCGCTTTTAACCGGGTCTTTGGCTACTGTTTCGCTTCCATACTCATGATTCACTTTACCATTAATTTGGGAATGGTCATGGGACTTTTCCCTACAGTTGGGATTCCGCTTCCTTTCTTTAGCTATGGCGGAAGTTCTCTCCTGGCCTTTTCTATGATGACTTTCATCTTTTTTAAGCTGAATTATGCGGATAGAAACAGTTTAGTATAA
- a CDS encoding C40 family peptidase: MKKRVLFYITSVVATFSLQSCVTNYVVSAPTSYTSEYKSNAKLASIDSKKLEIAKKQLVSSFKEEQAVATKTLETIVKNEEIAKAFRFSKKIDDILTEAESYLGTPYRYGGTTRNGIDCSAFVLSVFGASAGLNLPRVAASQAQEGERVEKSELQKGDLVFFSHSRGRISHVGIVESVSEDGTVKFIHAATSRGVMVSSLNDSYWGPKFRFAKRVLSQEAFNSNFANN, translated from the coding sequence ATGAAGAAAAGAGTTCTGTTTTATATAACTTCGGTAGTTGCTACATTTTCTTTACAATCTTGTGTAACCAATTACGTAGTTTCCGCACCAACTTCTTATACCAGTGAATACAAATCAAATGCCAAACTTGCCTCTATAGATAGTAAGAAACTTGAAATCGCAAAAAAACAATTAGTTAGCAGTTTCAAAGAGGAGCAAGCCGTTGCAACCAAGACTTTAGAAACAATTGTAAAGAATGAGGAGATTGCAAAGGCATTTCGGTTTTCTAAAAAAATTGATGATATCTTAACTGAAGCTGAATCCTATTTAGGAACCCCTTATAGATATGGTGGTACCACAAGAAATGGAATTGACTGTTCCGCTTTTGTACTGTCTGTTTTCGGTGCAAGTGCTGGATTAAATCTTCCAAGAGTAGCTGCTTCTCAAGCACAGGAAGGGGAGAGAGTTGAAAAAAGTGAGCTTCAAAAAGGAGATTTGGTTTTCTTTTCACACAGCAGAGGTAGAATTTCTCATGTAGGAATTGTGGAAAGCGTGAGCGAAGATGGTACCGTTAAATTTATTCATGCTGCGACTTCCAGAGGAGTGATGGTTTCTTCCCTTAATGATTCGTATTGGGGACCAAAATTCAGATTCGCAAAAAGAGTTTTGTCACAGGAAGCATTTAACAGCAACTTCGCAAATAATTAA
- a CDS encoding uroporphyrinogen-III synthase: MKILFTKKLDQNEVATQLGAGFHPSFLEVIKINFLQIPSFPLKSQSLIFTSVNGVEAFFKNGFKPQDNFAERNFNKIYCVGKKTKIQLRKHGFGVFKMKKNAKELSEFIIENCGKEKFIHFCGNLALDILQEKLPLQNIGYKKVVVYETELIYPKVEEEFDAIAFFSPSGVRSFVANNPLNFKQIFAIGETTASEVMKHTSQKIFIGKDNDLSALLKLIKQEGK, encoded by the coding sequence ATGAAAATTCTTTTTACAAAAAAACTTGACCAAAATGAGGTGGCAACACAGTTAGGAGCTGGGTTTCATCCTTCTTTTTTAGAAGTCATCAAGATCAACTTTCTACAGATTCCCTCGTTTCCTTTAAAGAGTCAATCCTTGATTTTTACGAGCGTTAATGGAGTAGAAGCCTTCTTTAAAAATGGTTTTAAACCTCAGGATAATTTTGCAGAAAGAAATTTTAACAAAATTTACTGTGTTGGTAAAAAGACCAAAATCCAGTTGCGTAAACACGGCTTCGGCGTTTTCAAAATGAAGAAAAACGCGAAGGAACTTTCGGAATTCATTATTGAAAATTGTGGCAAAGAAAAGTTCATTCATTTTTGTGGCAACCTGGCCTTGGACATTCTTCAGGAAAAATTACCCCTTCAAAATATTGGCTATAAAAAAGTAGTCGTGTACGAAACCGAACTGATCTATCCGAAAGTGGAAGAGGAATTCGATGCCATCGCATTTTTCTCTCCAAGCGGTGTACGTAGTTTTGTAGCAAATAATCCCTTGAATTTTAAACAGATTTTTGCCATCGGAGAAACTACAGCTTCCGAAGTGATGAAGCATACTTCACAAAAAATATTTATAGGCAAAGACAATGATTTAAGTGCTTTGCTCAAACTCATAAAACAGGAAGGCAAATAA
- a CDS encoding penicillin-binding transpeptidase domain-containing protein, with translation MKPQFLKITVFISVIAIIFVARLAYLQLFTDRYALNAANTSIKTEYIIPQRGVIFDRNGVILVGNQPAYEISFTEALMKPDFDTLDFCNLVKIQKSDFIKTINAIKAEKYYSKLTPMTFMKNLSREEIARIQEIIFKYPAFNIVSRPQRQYEVSTSGNLLGYTNEVNDRDIKKDSVYYLPGDFIGKTGIEKSYEKELRGEKGIQYIQKDIRLRNIGPYKNGTLDKDVVTGKDITLTIDYDLQRMAEEMMVNKQGAIVAIDPSNGEILVLATGPDIDPNLFSGPEKTKNLYRLQMDTVYNNRPTFDRSLQAAYPPGSTFKLLTAAAAMQMGVMDENTVFPCGGGFNYRGLRIKGHGGADPLVPAIQVSSNCYFSYAYIAIMNKYPGDPTRGVNEWKKIMSSFGVGEFLNNDLAVGSKGRIPSGEFYEKRSGGKKDWTSAYTMNGSIFNGMGQGDVLLTPLQMANAVAAIVNKGWYYTPHIVKSIDGKPNPDPRFKVKHKTLVDPKHFGPIIKGMEAVVLNGTARSLKSNDFTMLAKTGTAQVPQGKDNSIFVLAAPADNPKIVIAAVMEHAGFGATWAGPAAAVIAEKYLTGDLKRQHLYKKMVNASFMPEYKRQWDAELKKKGLYKEPSKDSINLEKLNIQLKTAKDGEKTQLMYKRDSILLKIKNSTK, from the coding sequence TTGAAACCACAATTTTTAAAAATCACCGTTTTTATCTCTGTAATTGCTATCATATTTGTGGCAAGGCTTGCTTATTTGCAGCTATTTACAGACCGATATGCTTTGAATGCAGCAAATACATCGATTAAAACAGAATATATTATTCCACAGCGCGGAGTCATCTTTGACCGGAACGGAGTTATCTTGGTAGGAAATCAGCCTGCTTATGAAATCTCTTTTACGGAAGCATTGATGAAGCCTGATTTCGATACTTTGGATTTCTGTAATTTGGTTAAAATTCAGAAAAGCGATTTTATTAAAACCATCAACGCCATTAAAGCTGAAAAATATTATTCGAAGCTGACTCCAATGACTTTCATGAAAAATCTAAGTCGGGAAGAAATCGCCAGAATACAGGAAATTATTTTTAAATATCCAGCCTTTAACATTGTTTCCAGACCGCAACGTCAATACGAAGTTTCAACTTCAGGTAATTTGCTTGGCTATACGAATGAGGTGAATGACCGTGACATAAAAAAAGACTCGGTCTACTATCTGCCGGGAGATTTCATAGGTAAAACAGGAATTGAAAAGTCGTATGAAAAGGAATTACGGGGCGAAAAGGGAATTCAATACATTCAGAAAGACATTCGTTTAAGAAATATTGGTCCTTACAAGAATGGAACATTAGATAAAGATGTGGTTACGGGAAAAGATATTACTTTGACCATCGACTATGATCTGCAGCGAATGGCTGAAGAAATGATGGTGAATAAACAAGGCGCCATAGTTGCAATCGATCCTTCCAACGGAGAAATACTGGTTTTAGCAACAGGTCCGGATATTGATCCTAATCTTTTCTCCGGTCCGGAAAAAACCAAAAATCTTTATCGTTTACAAATGGATACGGTTTATAACAACCGTCCTACTTTCGACCGATCGCTTCAAGCGGCATATCCGCCCGGATCTACATTTAAATTGTTAACCGCAGCAGCAGCCATGCAAATGGGTGTGATGGATGAAAATACCGTTTTCCCTTGTGGTGGTGGTTTTAATTATCGGGGTTTAAGAATTAAAGGACACGGTGGAGCAGATCCTTTGGTTCCTGCCATTCAGGTTTCAAGTAACTGTTATTTTTCTTACGCCTATATCGCGATTATGAATAAATATCCGGGAGACCCGACGCGGGGCGTGAACGAATGGAAGAAAATCATGAGCAGTTTTGGCGTGGGAGAATTTCTTAATAATGATTTAGCTGTAGGTTCAAAAGGCCGTATTCCTTCCGGGGAATTTTACGAAAAGAGAAGCGGTGGCAAAAAAGACTGGACTTCAGCATACACGATGAATGGCTCTATCTTTAATGGAATGGGACAAGGAGATGTTTTGTTAACACCGCTGCAAATGGCCAATGCTGTAGCTGCCATTGTAAATAAAGGTTGGTATTATACCCCACATATTGTAAAATCAATTGACGGAAAGCCTAATCCAGATCCTCGATTTAAAGTTAAACATAAAACTTTGGTGGACCCGAAGCATTTTGGTCCAATCATCAAAGGAATGGAAGCGGTGGTTTTAAATGGAACGGCAAGATCTCTTAAATCAAACGACTTTACCATGCTTGCAAAAACGGGAACTGCGCAAGTTCCACAGGGGAAAGATAATTCTATTTTTGTGTTGGCAGCGCCGGCAGATAATCCAAAAATTGTAATCGCAGCCGTAATGGAGCATGCGGGATTCGGAGCAACCTGGGCGGGACCAGCTGCCGCCGTAATTGCAGAAAAATATCTTACAGGAGATTTAAAAAGGCAACATCTATACAAAAAAATGGTTAATGCGAGTTTCATGCCTGAATACAAAAGACAATGGGACGCCGAGCTCAAGAAAAAAGGACTTTATAAGGAACCAAGTAAAGATTCAATTAATCTGGAAAAGTTGAATATTCAGTTAAAAACTGCCAAAGACGGTGAAAAAACGCAATTGATGTATAAAAGAGATTCCATTCTTCTTAAAATAAAAAATTCTACAAAATAA
- the hemE gene encoding uroporphyrinogen decarboxylase — protein MIKNDLYLKALRGETVERPPVWMMRQAGRFLPEFRAMRDDYDFFTRCRTPELASEITMMPIRRYPLDAAILFSDILVVPQAMGMDFEMREGIGPWLENPIRTLEAVQNIEVPDVNDTLGYVFDAIEMTLHKLDNDIPLIGFAGSPWTILCYCVEGKGSKAWDVAKSFCFRNPEAAHLLLQKITDTTIAYLKRKVEKGVSAVQIFDSWGGSLSPDDYQIFSWPYINQIVEALSPLTHVIAFGKGCWFALEEMTLSKVSALGVDWTIRPELARTLTNHTMTLQGNFDPNRLNSSPETIKKMVNEMINRFGKDRYIANLGHGILPNIPLENAEAFIRAVVDWKPN, from the coding sequence ATGATTAAAAATGATTTATATCTAAAGGCATTAAGAGGTGAAACGGTAGAACGTCCACCAGTATGGATGATGCGACAGGCCGGAAGATTTTTGCCAGAATTTCGTGCCATGCGTGATGATTATGATTTCTTCACCAGATGTCGTACCCCGGAACTGGCGTCGGAAATTACCATGATGCCGATTCGCAGATATCCTTTGGATGCCGCGATATTGTTCTCTGATATTTTAGTTGTTCCGCAAGCCATGGGAATGGACTTCGAGATGAGAGAAGGCATTGGACCTTGGTTAGAAAATCCGATCCGTACTTTAGAAGCTGTTCAAAACATTGAAGTTCCTGATGTTAATGATACTTTAGGGTATGTTTTCGATGCAATTGAAATGACGCTTCATAAATTAGATAACGATATTCCACTTATTGGTTTTGCCGGTTCACCTTGGACAATCCTTTGCTATTGCGTTGAAGGGAAAGGATCAAAAGCTTGGGATGTTGCAAAAAGTTTCTGTTTTAGAAATCCAGAAGCGGCCCATTTATTATTACAGAAAATAACTGATACTACCATTGCGTATCTGAAAAGGAAAGTGGAGAAAGGCGTTTCTGCAGTGCAGATTTTTGATTCTTGGGGTGGTTCTTTATCACCGGATGATTATCAAATTTTCTCCTGGCCATATATTAATCAAATTGTTGAAGCATTAAGTCCTTTAACTCATGTGATTGCTTTCGGTAAAGGTTGTTGGTTTGCTCTAGAAGAAATGACTTTATCAAAAGTTTCGGCTTTAGGAGTTGACTGGACGATCAGACCGGAGTTGGCGAGAACGTTAACCAATCACACCATGACATTACAGGGGAATTTTGATCCAAACAGATTGAACTCTTCTCCTGAAACCATAAAGAAAATGGTGAATGAAATGATCAACCGTTTTGGCAAAGACCGCTATATTGCAAATCTGGGACACGGAATTTTACCCAATATTCCTCTGGAAAATGCAGAAGCATTTATTAGAGCTGTAGTCGACTGGAAACCGAACTAA